CGAGAATGATCGATCAACTACTCGCTCAACAAGAGTGGGGTGTTTGAGTGCTTGAACGAGGGCTGCGCTTGAAAAAATAATATCGATTGCTCTGCAGCCGGTTTTGTCCGGCTGCACATTTAATCAAAGGCGATCGATTTTGAGATTTATCAAGCGCTATGCACCGCTCATTTTTCGTTTAATTCTGCGGGCGGCCGTAATATTTGCTGTAGTCACAGCGATTTATCTTGGCCGACGACCACTTCGAACAGACCTTTTTGTTGGGAATATCCACCCCGGTGTCAGTTACCGAAGGGGAATAGTTAATCGCCCAGATCGTATTGTGTATCACTTAATTGAGGTTGATCTAACCACGCCGGGCTTGTCTTTTACCAGCACTGATCCCGTTACTGAAATTGAATACGCAGCCCAGACGGTCGAGGAATTTGCGGCTGAAAATGACACTGAAGTCGCAATCAACGGGAACTTTTTCTACCCATTCCACTCTGAAGCCCCATGGGATTTTTATCCACATCGTGGAGATTTGGTAGAGCTAAGCGGGATTGCAATTAATGATGGGGTGAGGTACAGCTCGCCTCGGCATGATTGGCCTGCACTGTGTATTAGTTCTGAGCCACGGGCTGAAATAAGCAGCTCTGGCCGCTGCCCGGCCGGGACACAGACGGCACTGGCTGGCAACATCCAAACGGTGAAAGATGGCAGAATGGTCGAACTGCCAGATGAAAAGGTTTATACTCGCAACGTTATCGGCGTCAATGAAACCGGTGACCGGCTGTGGATTTTGATCGTTGATGGCAAACAGCCGTTTTACAGTGCAGGCGCGACCTTTTTCTTTTGCGCCCAACTGCTCAAAGAGGCTGGCGCTACCGATGTGCTTAATCTCGATGGGGGCGGTTCTACGACATTGGTTATTAAGCAGGATGGTGAACAGCAGGTTTTTAATGCCCCCTATCACACACGAGTGGTGATGCGCCAGCGGCCGGTTGCAAACCATCTTGGCATACAGATTGAAAAGATGGAATGATAAGATGTAAGCTGCGTGCGAAGCTAAGCCATTATCTCACCAACTCTCAACTATCAAATATCAAATATGAACTATCCAATTATTGAAAATATCCCATTCGTTGATACCGATCAGATGATTGAAGTGGATCGGGCGATGATCGAAGATTATCATATTGAGCTGATCCAGATGATGGAGAACGCCGGCCGGAATTTGGCCCATCTGGGTCGCAGTCGTTTCTTGGATGGCGATCCACGAGGAAAAACGGTTGTGGTGATGGCCGGTACCGGTGGCAACGGCGGCGGGGGGATGGTGGCGGCTCGCCGTTTGCATAATTATGGGGCGAATGTGACCGTCTTTGTCACGGCCGAAGATGAGCGCTTCACGCCGATCCCGGCTCATCAGCTCGATATTCTGCGCCGGATGGGGGTAACTGTGCGACCGGCCGAAGAGATTAGTGAGGTGAAAGCGGCCGATCTGATAATCGATGCGGTGATCGGCTATAGTTTGAAAGGGGCACCTCGTGGCAATGCGAAAATAATGATTGAATGGGCGAATGGGAATGGCGCACCTATCTTGGCCCTTGATGCACCATCAGGTATCGATACAGCCAGCGGTGTTGTGTTTGAACCAGCGATCAGAGCTGCTGCTACGATGACGCTTGCCTTACCGAAAAAAGGATTTTTTGTAGATGATATTTCTGCTCAATTGGGTGAGTTATATCTGGCCGATATTAGTGTGCCTCCAGAATTGTATGCGAATGATCAGCTGAGAATAAAGGTTGAGGAAATTTTTGCAAAAAGTGATATCGTTCAGCTTCGATTTGATTAGGTATTAAGAAGGAATTGCTGCAGGTAGAGTGAACCAGACGGTTGATCCAATATTGTTTGTTGACTCAACACCAATCTCTCCTCCCTGTTTTTCGATAAGCTTTTTAGCAATTGAGATACCTAAGTTTAGACTTATATCTCTCTTTAACGTGGTAGCTCCGGATAGTTGGAAAAAAGCCTCTTGTTCAGCAAATGACAGTTTTCTTCCGTTATTTTCAATTGAAAATTTGACTTTGTTATCAAGCCACTGCTGCCAGCTAACCTCCACTTTGAGCGGTTCTCCCCCAGACTGAATCGCATTGCCTATAAGACTATACCAGACTTCAGACATCCAATTGGGGTTACCTACAACTTGTGGCCATTCCCTTGGAAACTTTATGCTTTGTTTGTTTTCGCTTTTATTATTGTGCAATTTAAAAACAACGGCTTCGAATGTAAACCACATATCAAATGAATGAAACTGAGCTTCTTCATTTTCATAGCGAGCTAAATCAAGCAATGCTTGAATCGTTTCGGCCGATTTTTCACCAATTCGAACGATGTTGTTGATCCATTCATCTTTTTTGTTTGCAAGCATATCGGGTGATGCTTCACGTAAAAGCTCTGCAAACCCGATCATTTGAGCCACTGGTGATTTAAGATCATGGGCCACAGTTCGTGCAAATGCGTTGAGCTCTTCATTTCTAATTTGTAGTTCTTCCGCTGTTTTTCGTAGCTCTCGTTCCGCCTGCTCTCTCATAATTTTGTCGCCAAACAATTCAGACAGGTACCTGAAGACCAAAAACTCGACAACCAGGGCTGGAAAGACCACTGAGGCTCAACAGAGCCGCGCAATAGCGTAAACGACTAGAGGAACTACTTATGCAGGATATAAAAATGGTGGACCTGCGGGGGCAATACCTCGCAATCAAAGAAGAAATTGATGCTGCCATCCAGACAGTGCTCGACCAAACCAGCTTCATCAAGGGCCCGCATGTTAAAGCCTTCGAGGAAGCCCTGAGCGCCTATGTGGGTAGCGAAGGCACGGTAGCCGTGGGCAATGGTACAGACGCATTACAAATTGCTTTCATGGCACTAGGTATTGGCGCCGGCGACGAAGTGATTACGCCTGCATTCACGTTTATTGCCACCGCTGAAGCCGCAGCTTTGATGGGCGCCAAACCTGTCTTTGTGGATATCGATCCGCTGACGTTCAACATGGACCCGGCGAAAATTGAAGCACTCATTACGCCGGCGACTAAAGCCATCGTGCCCGTGCACTTGTTCGGACAGGCAGCGGACATGGATCCGATCCTGGAAATTGCCAAAAAGCACAACCTGCATATCATCGAAGACTGCGCCCAGGCCATTGGTGCAACGTATAAAGGGCGCATCGTGGGTAAAGACGGCGCATTTGGTACGCTCTCTTGCTTCCCCTCCAAAAACCTTGGTGCATATGGCGATGCCGGCGCCATGTTCTCCAACGACGAAGAACTACTGCATAAAGCACGCATGATTGCCAACCATGGCTCTCAAAAAAAATACTACAACGAGTTGGTAGGTATCAATAGCCGGCTCGATGCGATGCAAGCAGCCATCCTGAGCGTGAAACTGAAATACCTCGATGCATATAGTGCAGCACGCCAGGCTGCCGCGCGCCGCTACGACATCCTGTTTGCTGATGTTGCCGAAGTGGAAACACCGCAGACCGCAGCGGACAACGTCCACGTCTTTCATCAGTACACATTGCGCGTGCCGCAGCGAGATGCCCTTTCAGCGCACCTGAAAGCCAACGGCGTTCCCCATGCGGTATACTATCCGGTGTCGCTCCGCGAGCTACCTGTTTTCATTTCTGACGATGCAGCCGGTGCCGGCGATTTGACAGAAACCCGGCGTGCATGTCAGGAAGTTTTGTCTCTGCCAATGCATACGGAGTTGACAGAAGCGCAACAGGCTTATATCGCTGAAACGATTGTGGCGTTTTACCAGCAACAACCTGTAGCACTCTGAACAGTTTAACACCTTAACCTGCGTTTACCTGCCGGGGCTGCGTCGCAGCCCGGTTCTTCCTCCCAATCAAGCACGCATTTTCACGTGGACACATCTGACAATAAAATCGGACTCGCCCAGGTAGGTATTGGCTACTGGGGTAAAAACCTCTTCAGAAACTTCAGCAGCCTGCCTGATGCAACCATGATACAGGTTTGCGATCAAAACGAAGGCGTTCTGCGCCGGCTGGCAGACCAAAACCCGGGCCTCCAAACAACAAGCGACTTCGATGACATCTTGCGCAACGATGCTGTTGATGCAGTTATCATAGCCACACAAACGCCGCTTCACTACGCGTTTGCCCGAGACGCCCTTGCTGCAGGGAAACACGTATTTGTCGAAAAGCCGTTAACACAAAACACGGAAGAAGCAACTCACCTGGTACAGCTTGCTGAGGAGAATGACCTGCGATTGATGGTTGGCCACCTGCTGCTCTACCATCCTGCGTTTGCTTATGTTGAGTCGCTCATCAACAATGGGGAATTGGGCGATATACATTACCTGTACAGCGTCCGTGTGAATCTTGGTATCATCCGCCAAAAAGAGAATGCGTTTGAAAGCCTGGCGCCACACGACTTGTCAGTAGCCCTGCAATTCCTCGATGAAGCCCCCGTAGCTGTCTCAGCAACCGGTCAGTCGTTCTTGCAGCCGGGCATCGAAGACGTCGCGTTTGCTACCGTATATTTTGAAGGCGGTAAACTTGCCCATCTACACGCCAGTTGGCTCGACCCACATAAAGTGCGCAAAGTCACTGTTGTTGGCAGCAAGAAAATGGCGGTGATCGATGACATGCAGGGCACAGAGAAAGTCCGGCTTTTTGACAAGCGGGTGGACATCAATGAAGCGCAGCAATACGCAAGCTACACAGAGGCCATGTCAATCCGGACTGGCGATATCGTGAGCCCCAAAATTGACATGAAAGAGCCGCTTAAGCTGGAGTGCCAGCACTTTGTCGATTGCATCAAAACGGGTGCAACGCCAAAATCAGACGGCCGCAATGGACTTACCGTAGTACGATTGCTTGAAGCAGCCAAAAAGTCCCTCGCCATGGGTGGTGCTAGAATTGAGCTTGAGCCTGAAGCCAGCTTAGCCGGCTGAGTTGACAGCGCAACCACTGCCATTAAGTGGTTGCGCTGCCAGATCGAATGAGACCAGATGGTAACTCAATACATTACAATTGTACGTGACACCTGCTTCTGGCCGGCCTGTATTTTCAGAACATAAATCCCTGCAGCCGGCACCTCTGCATACCCAACTTTGCCGTTCCAAGCCACGTTGTGCACACCAGCAGCCAGAAATTCGTCCACCAGCGTGATAACAGGCCTACCCAGCAAATCGTATACTTGTACCAGCACCTGCTGGGGACTCGCCAGCGTAAACGGTATGGACAGTCCGGCATGCTGAGCACGATGAAACGGATTTGGATACGGCTGAGCCAACGTTACTTCAGCCGGCAATTCAGGGGCAGCTTCCGTATCAACGCCCTCAACTTCCATCTTCACGGGTAAACGCTCCCCTTCCGCAGCAACAGCAACAGCATATCCTAGCTTGTCCAGTTCAACATCTTGTCCGGCTGGATACGTCAGCAGCGCGTATTTACCCGGCGCTATGGTGCCGCCATCATACCGCACGCCTAACACGTTGATATCTGCTGCCCGCTCTACAACCTGCAGGCTGGCGCCGGCATTTTCAAGGGCATAGCTATTTGTTGCCGGCATCGTATTCCACGCTCCACCTACGGCTAATTGAAATGCGCGAAGCGGTACAGCAGATTGCAAATAAAGCGTGGTGATTCCCTGGACCGTTTGTAACGCAACCTGTACCGATGCACCATCCTTTGAATGTGTACCGTCGATTGCCTTAGCGGCCGGCAAAGGCACGGCATCTGGCCATGTGCCAAGCAGAATTGCCTGGCTGACCACGGTCAGGTCGCGCACATCCAGCAAACCATCAGGTGAACCAAAGGGATACAAGTCGATGCTTGTCTGCTCACTGGTTGCTAAAACTACGCGCTCCAGCACAGCATCAATACCCAGGATCAGATCGCTGGCATCTACAACACCGTCATTGCTGGCATCCCCGCGGCCGCCAGTCCCAATACCAGTAACTTCAATGACATCACTACCGCTCCCTGCATTGTGGTAGAATGTAAATTGCCCTGCCTGTAGCCCGAAAGCGAGCGCTGTTGGGAAAAAGGACAGGTTGAACGAACGGCTTGCGCCAACCTCGATAGTTGCAGCAGGTACGTCAACACCATATAGCGGATTGTCTACCGCAACACTATCTATTACCAGCGGTGCTGTACCTGTATTGGTCACCAGGAGCGCAACGGATGCTGATGAATCCACAGTGACCGTTCCTACATCAAGTATAGACGCATCTGGGGTAAACGTGGGGCTCCCCGTTGTGAGTGTTACGGTATGGGTAGCCAGCCCTGTCACCAGGCCGGCATCTTCCCCTGTTTGTACAGACAGGGCGCCAAGCACGCGTTCCAATAAAAGCGTTGCTGTATCTGTTGTATTCCCAGCATCTACCGCAAAGACAAGCGTAAACAATGGGTCATATAGGCCGCTGGACAACCCACCACTAGAATTCCCCAATAGTACCGCGCGCATTTCTCCATCACGCGATGCAGCATTGATTGACCATTGGGAAGTATCAGCAATGGCCGTTCCTCGCAGGATATTTGTCAGCGTAAACGCACCTGTGGCCCAGGAGATGTCAAATTGTAATCCTTGCAAGGCAGTTACGTTTTCAAAATCAAGGAAAACAGGGACCTCAAATACCCCCATGCTGTTGGCCGTGCTGGCTTCAGCGGCAAAGCCCACGAGACTTTCCTCATCTTGCGGCATACCCGAACCCATCACGGTCACATCATCAATCCGCACGTTTGCACCAGACGTTGTGCCACCAATGGCTTCAAAAGCAAACTGTACCCCCGATTGCCCAAGTACAGCTGCCGGCAGCTCAACCTCTACCTCTGCATAGCTCCCATCATCCAAGGGCAGTGCTGCCCCATCATCAAGTACGGTAATAAAAGATTGCCCACCATCGAGTGTAGCAAGGACGCGCATTGCTTCCTGTGCATAACTGGATGTCCTACGCGCCAGATACAAAAGGCTGCCGGCTGTCATGCCCGACAGGTCGGCAGGGGCTGAAATGAGGGTGCCGGCGGCTGTACCCGTAATCTTGGCGTTGTTGCCTCCTGAGCCTGTTGAAGCTACACTACTGCTGGTTTCCCAGGCTAATGTGGTATCACTCCAGCCCGCGGGTAAAGCAGGTGGCGTAACGGCGTCAAAAGTTTCGACAAAGAATAGGGTAGAATCCTGCGCCATACCTGCCTGCGGCAAAAAAAGTAGGCTGCATAGCATCATAAAGAAAGGCGTGAATAACCGTCGATTCATGGCAATGTGCTCTGGTTAAGTGAGAAAAACTGAACACCCCACTAGACCCGCTACCATGATTCACATACCCTAATTCTGTATTATGCAATGAAATGTTTTGCTGCCCTACCCACTATGCCCCATGAATAGGTTAACATTTATACCCTTCGCACTAATTCTTCTAACAATCCAGATATCTGGTTGCGAATCAACAGAAGAACAGCGTCCGCCCAATATCATTTACTTCCTCGCTGACGACTTGGGGTATGCAGAACTCGGTAGCTATGGACAGGAATGGATTAAAACGCCGCACATTGACAAAATTGCAGCAGAAGGTATCCGGTTTACCCAGCATTATTCAGGCAACGCAGTATGCGCCCCATCCCGCTGCAACCTGATGACGGGCAAACACCCGGGCCATGCTTACATCCGTAACAACGGCGATCCGGCCCATTTGCAGCACATGAAAGAAGAGATGGGGTGGGAATTCCCCGGACAAAACCCGATTCCGGATGAGGAAGTAACCATAGCTGAAATGCTGAAGCAGAAAGGCTATGCCACAGCTGCCATTGGTAAATGGGGACTGGGGCATTTTGGCACCACCGGCGACCCAAACCTGCAAGGGTTCGACCTGTTTTACGGATTCAATTGCCAGCGTCACGCGCACAACCATTATCCTAAATTCCTCTGGAAGAACCGCGAAAAAGAAGTTTTCCCGGGCAACGACCGCACATTGAACGGCGAGACGTACTCGCAAGACCGATTCAGGGAAGTTGCAATGGACTTTATACAGGAAAACAAAGATGAGCCGTTTTTCCTCTACATGCCGTTTGCTATTCCACACCTTTCGATTCAGGTGCCGGAATCCTCCCTTGAAGAATACAAAGATGTGATTCCAGAAGAAGCGTACGAACATAAAAGGTACCTCGAGCATCCCTATCCCCGCGCCGGCTACGCAGCGATGATTTCGCATCTCGACCGCGATGTCGGGGCCATCATGGACCTCATCAAATCGCTGGGGCTGGATGACAATACACTCGTGATGTTTAGTTCAGACAACGGCCCTACGTTCAACCGTCTTGGCGGCTCTGACTCTGATTTCTTTGCTTCTGCAGGCCCGTTCAAAGGCCTCAAAGGCAGCCTCTATGAAGGTGGCATTCGCGTCCCCCTGGTTGCACGCTGGCCGGGTAAAATTGCACCAGGCCAGGAAAGCAGTCATTTATCTGCATTTTGGGATATTATGCCAACCCTTGCAGAGGTTACGGGTACAACAGCACCGCTGGGTATCGATGGCATAAGCATTGCGCCTACCTTACTGGGCAAAGATACCCAAAAATCGCATGATCTGTTGTACTGGGAATTCCCCGGATACGGCGGCCAGCAGGCAATTCGCATGGGAGACTGGAAAGCGATTCGCCAACAAATATTGAAGCAAGACAACCCGGATCCGCTTAAAATTGAGCTCTACAACCTCGCTGAAGACATTGGCGAATCAACCGATGTTGCAGACCAACATCCGGAGCTTGTGGAGCAATTCAGGGTAATGATGCGTGAAAACAGGGTACCAAGCAGTCTTTTTTCAATGGGACCGCTGGATACCGAATAGCGTCTTATATCGAGGAATTGCTGTTAATTTGAACCGGCAGGCTTGGATTTTGCGCAGTGAACCGTGAAATTGAGGGCTAAACCAATTTTTTTGATCCGCATGAAAAGTCAGCACAACATTCTGCTAGTAGTTACGCTTTTGTTGCTGGTTGCTTCCGGCTGCAAGCTGCGAGGCGACGAGGCACCACAGCAAAGTGGCAGAATTGTATCACCAAGCGAGATCGGGAGCACGTCTGGCTACGAAGAACTACGCCGGCAACTTGAGCTCACGCGCGACAGCCTTGTTATTGCCAACAGCATGCTCGAAACGATCGAAGGATCTATGTATGCCGGCAGCGATAGCCTCTTGCGAAGATATGCCCTGGCCCTATGGCTCGATGGCCGCTCCACCGATGCCATCTCTATGTTGAGCATTGTTGATGGCAGGACCCAGCCGTCCAAGTTTGGCGACAGGCGCGGTTCGCTGCTGCTGACGTTCACGATGCTCAGTGCAGTAGTCCTGGGTTTCCTTTACGTTTGCTTGCGGATTTTCCGAAGCATGTCTGATGTGCAAAGTGAGCGGCCTTTCAACAAAGGCATTGCCGCCCTTGCCGGCTTACTGATTTACTATGTTTTCTCGGTCGCAGGCATTTCGCTGCCCATCCTGATTCTCAACTCGCTGGCTGTAAAGCCCATTTACTCCATCATTCTCAATTTCTTGTCCCTCATGCTCGGCGCTACAGCGACCCTGTTTGTCGGCAAGATGCTGGCTTCTGATGGTGAACGAACCGTTTTGGCAGGGATCATCCTCGGTATCTTTACAACCGTGTTCTTCATAGACATGTTGTTCAAGGCACTCTTCTACGCCTTCGAAACCACGGTACTCCTCCCCAACACGATGTTTGTGCTCGGTGTTGTACTGGTATACCTCTTCGCCCGCGAACCCGCGCAAAACAAATCATCGTACCAATACTCGGAGCGGTTTAATCCGTAATTGGCAAGGCGCCGGAGCTGTTCTGCAGTCTTACAATATTTGCGTTGATGCCGCCCGTCATGGCAGACGTGGCTATGTAACGCTGGCCCCGCTCACGTTGTGTAACACTGGCAACGATCAGCCTGCATAACACCCCCCCACGTCATGCCGACTTGATCCGGTATCCAGAACTAGGCTACATCAATTCTGAACTCAAGTCTACCCAATTAGGGTTGATCGACTCGATCAATTGTAGCTTCCAGATCCGCTTCCAATTCTTGATCTGTTTCTCTCTGGAAAGAGCAAGACCAATTTCATCATGCAGTTCATAGTACACGAGGAGATTAACCCCGAATCTTCTAGTAAACCTGTGAGCCACGCCGGCTCTATGCTCCTCCATCCGGCGGGAGAGATCGCTGGTGACACCAGTATACAGTGTCCCATTTCGTTTGCTCACAAGAATGTAAACATATCCTTGTTTCGGCATCTGGCTTTTACCAGATAGACGACTACAGCAGCGCTGGTATAACCTGCTCTGGATACCGGATCAAGTCCGGCATGATGTGGGTGAGGTGACGTCTCGAAGACGGTCTCGTGGGGCGCGATAGTCTTCTGTAAAGCTTAAAACGCCTCAGCATTACCGTTTGAGGTTGATGCTGAGGCGTTTTCA
This genomic window from Bacteroidota bacterium contains:
- a CDS encoding HAMP domain-containing sensor histidine kinase; amino-acid sequence: MREQAERELRKTAEELQIRNEELNAFARTVAHDLKSPVAQMIGFAELLREASPDMLANKKDEWINNIVRIGEKSAETIQALLDLARYENEEAQFHSFDMWFTFEAVVFKLHNNKSENKQSIKFPREWPQVVGNPNWMSEVWYSLIGNAIQSGGEPLKVEVSWQQWLDNKVKFSIENNGRKLSFAEQEAFFQLSGATTLKRDISLNLGISIAKKLIEKQGGEIGVESTNNIGSTVWFTLPAAIPS
- a CDS encoding arylsulfatase: MNRLTFIPFALILLTIQISGCESTEEQRPPNIIYFLADDLGYAELGSYGQEWIKTPHIDKIAAEGIRFTQHYSGNAVCAPSRCNLMTGKHPGHAYIRNNGDPAHLQHMKEEMGWEFPGQNPIPDEEVTIAEMLKQKGYATAAIGKWGLGHFGTTGDPNLQGFDLFYGFNCQRHAHNHYPKFLWKNREKEVFPGNDRTLNGETYSQDRFREVAMDFIQENKDEPFFLYMPFAIPHLSIQVPESSLEEYKDVIPEEAYEHKRYLEHPYPRAGYAAMISHLDRDVGAIMDLIKSLGLDDNTLVMFSSDNGPTFNRLGGSDSDFFASAGPFKGLKGSLYEGGIRVPLVARWPGKIAPGQESSHLSAFWDIMPTLAEVTGTTAPLGIDGISIAPTLLGKDTQKSHDLLYWEFPGYGGQQAIRMGDWKAIRQQILKQDNPDPLKIELYNLAEDIGESTDVADQHPELVEQFRVMMRENRVPSSLFSMGPLDTE
- a CDS encoding NAD(P)H-hydrate epimerase translates to MNYPIIENIPFVDTDQMIEVDRAMIEDYHIELIQMMENAGRNLAHLGRSRFLDGDPRGKTVVVMAGTGGNGGGGMVAARRLHNYGANVTVFVTAEDERFTPIPAHQLDILRRMGVTVRPAEEISEVKAADLIIDAVIGYSLKGAPRGNAKIMIEWANGNGAPILALDAPSGIDTASGVVFEPAIRAAATMTLALPKKGFFVDDISAQLGELYLADISVPPELYANDQLRIKVEEIFAKSDIVQLRFD
- a CDS encoding T9SS type A sorting domain-containing protein, whose amino-acid sequence is MNRRLFTPFFMMLCSLLFLPQAGMAQDSTLFFVETFDAVTPPALPAGWSDTTLAWETSSSVASTGSGGNNAKITGTAAGTLISAPADLSGMTAGSLLYLARRTSSYAQEAMRVLATLDGGQSFITVLDDGAALPLDDGSYAEVEVELPAAVLGQSGVQFAFEAIGGTTSGANVRIDDVTVMGSGMPQDEESLVGFAAEASTANSMGVFEVPVFLDFENVTALQGLQFDISWATGAFTLTNILRGTAIADTSQWSINAASRDGEMRAVLLGNSSGGLSSGLYDPLFTLVFAVDAGNTTDTATLLLERVLGALSVQTGEDAGLVTGLATHTVTLTTGSPTFTPDASILDVGTVTVDSSASVALLVTNTGTAPLVIDSVAVDNPLYGVDVPAATIEVGASRSFNLSFFPTALAFGLQAGQFTFYHNAGSGSDVIEVTGIGTGGRGDASNDGVVDASDLILGIDAVLERVVLATSEQTSIDLYPFGSPDGLLDVRDLTVVSQAILLGTWPDAVPLPAAKAIDGTHSKDGASVQVALQTVQGITTLYLQSAVPLRAFQLAVGGAWNTMPATNSYALENAGASLQVVERAADINVLGVRYDGGTIAPGKYALLTYPAGQDVELDKLGYAVAVAAEGERLPVKMEVEGVDTEAAPELPAEVTLAQPYPNPFHRAQHAGLSIPFTLASPQQVLVQVYDLLGRPVITLVDEFLAAGVHNVAWNGKVGYAEVPAAGIYVLKIQAGQKQVSRTIVMY
- a CDS encoding phosphodiester glycosidase family protein — encoded protein: MRFIKRYAPLIFRLILRAAVIFAVVTAIYLGRRPLRTDLFVGNIHPGVSYRRGIVNRPDRIVYHLIEVDLTTPGLSFTSTDPVTEIEYAAQTVEEFAAENDTEVAINGNFFYPFHSEAPWDFYPHRGDLVELSGIAINDGVRYSSPRHDWPALCISSEPRAEISSSGRCPAGTQTALAGNIQTVKDGRMVELPDEKVYTRNVIGVNETGDRLWILIVDGKQPFYSAGATFFFCAQLLKEAGATDVLNLDGGGSTTLVIKQDGEQQVFNAPYHTRVVMRQRPVANHLGIQIEKME
- a CDS encoding GIY-YIG nuclease family protein, coding for MPKQGYVYILVSKRNGTLYTGVTSDLSRRMEEHRAGVAHRFTRRFGVNLLVYYELHDEIGLALSREKQIKNWKRIWKLQLIESINPNWVDLSSELM
- a CDS encoding Gfo/Idh/MocA family oxidoreductase: MDTSDNKIGLAQVGIGYWGKNLFRNFSSLPDATMIQVCDQNEGVLRRLADQNPGLQTTSDFDDILRNDAVDAVIIATQTPLHYAFARDALAAGKHVFVEKPLTQNTEEATHLVQLAEENDLRLMVGHLLLYHPAFAYVESLINNGELGDIHYLYSVRVNLGIIRQKENAFESLAPHDLSVALQFLDEAPVAVSATGQSFLQPGIEDVAFATVYFEGGKLAHLHASWLDPHKVRKVTVVGSKKMAVIDDMQGTEKVRLFDKRVDINEAQQYASYTEAMSIRTGDIVSPKIDMKEPLKLECQHFVDCIKTGATPKSDGRNGLTVVRLLEAAKKSLAMGGARIELEPEASLAG
- a CDS encoding DegT/DnrJ/EryC1/StrS family aminotransferase; protein product: MQDIKMVDLRGQYLAIKEEIDAAIQTVLDQTSFIKGPHVKAFEEALSAYVGSEGTVAVGNGTDALQIAFMALGIGAGDEVITPAFTFIATAEAAALMGAKPVFVDIDPLTFNMDPAKIEALITPATKAIVPVHLFGQAADMDPILEIAKKHNLHIIEDCAQAIGATYKGRIVGKDGAFGTLSCFPSKNLGAYGDAGAMFSNDEELLHKARMIANHGSQKKYYNELVGINSRLDAMQAAILSVKLKYLDAYSAARQAAARRYDILFADVAEVETPQTAADNVHVFHQYTLRVPQRDALSAHLKANGVPHAVYYPVSLRELPVFISDDAAGAGDLTETRRACQEVLSLPMHTELTEAQQAYIAETIVAFYQQQPVAL